The Sphingobacterium bambusae genome includes a window with the following:
- a CDS encoding glycosyl hydrolase family 28 protein, with product MKTIIEYMTLALIFFNLFSVSAQHATPETNPLMSGYHTPNMYSTGTQIERITQAIQDAQGSTGRVIIPAYDVVSRSKTWLIDRAILLPSNIELVLDNCTIKLSDQCRDNFIRSANAGLGITDIKPLHHIRIRGMGNAVLEGADNPRSTGDHNKTLSTDPNGNYKLSYGSDAGKTGENQKGGWRNHGIILAHVDHFQISGVTLKNYHAHGIVLERAQQGKIMDITFDVRQAVNVNGHDKQVLNQDGLGVRFGCKNIIIDNCRGKSGDDFINIGLTDTQVSAGQENVNVVSGSIYRGKSDDIANIYLQNWQDFYSLSHRAIRIMPVGKLRISNIFIDNMIIPPRSRQGLVAEYAENIQGLFVRNLVTHHPIISKGIRYASFRNILYHGQGKAIDVVPTDSVQIEHVLNVPE from the coding sequence ATGAAAACAATTATAGAATACATGACCCTTGCTCTTATATTTTTTAACTTATTTTCCGTATCAGCGCAGCATGCCACGCCCGAGACCAATCCCTTGATGTCGGGATACCACACACCTAATATGTACAGTACCGGCACACAGATCGAACGCATAACACAAGCTATCCAAGATGCTCAAGGCAGTACTGGCCGAGTTATCATTCCCGCTTACGATGTAGTTTCGCGCTCCAAAACCTGGTTGATAGACCGAGCCATCTTGCTTCCTAGCAACATCGAATTGGTATTGGATAACTGCACGATCAAACTCTCTGACCAATGCCGCGACAACTTTATTCGCTCTGCCAATGCAGGATTAGGCATCACAGATATTAAACCCCTCCACCACATCCGCATCCGCGGGATGGGAAACGCTGTGCTGGAAGGAGCTGACAACCCGCGCTCAACAGGTGACCACAACAAAACCCTATCTACTGATCCTAATGGCAACTATAAACTATCTTACGGTAGCGACGCAGGAAAAACAGGTGAAAATCAAAAAGGAGGCTGGAGAAATCACGGAATAATCCTTGCGCATGTAGATCATTTTCAGATCAGTGGTGTAACACTCAAAAACTACCATGCTCATGGTATCGTTTTAGAGCGAGCGCAACAAGGAAAGATCATGGATATTACCTTTGATGTTCGCCAAGCGGTCAACGTAAACGGGCATGACAAACAGGTCCTCAACCAAGATGGTCTAGGCGTCCGATTCGGTTGCAAGAACATCATCATCGATAACTGCCGCGGTAAAAGTGGCGACGATTTTATCAATATCGGGCTAACAGACACACAGGTGTCTGCAGGACAGGAAAATGTTAATGTGGTCAGCGGGTCTATCTATCGGGGCAAGTCGGATGACATCGCAAACATATATCTTCAGAATTGGCAAGACTTCTACTCGCTATCTCACCGCGCGATCCGCATCATGCCCGTTGGAAAACTGCGAATCAGCAATATCTTTATTGATAACATGATCATCCCCCCGCGATCACGTCAAGGTCTTGTCGCTGAATATGCAGAAAATATCCAAGGGCTTTTTGTCCGCAATTTGGTGACGCACCATCCAATTATCAGCAAAGGTATCCGTTACGCGAGCTTCCGTAACATACTTTACCATGGACAGGGAAAAGCCATCGATGTGGTGCCCACGGACAGCGTACAGATTGAGCACGTGTTGAACGTCCCCGAATAG
- a CDS encoding FAD-dependent oxidoreductase, which produces MLLANKKIAIVGGGTGGLTLATLLQGRGADVQVYERDLNKFARVQGSPLDLHEESGLAALAKAGLLIAFKENYLPGADRKLIVDEHAKIFFSDHESKVEENFGNPYFRPEIDRGALRKILLDALAPDTVVWDCNFQHMEQAGQGWLLHFKDRESLYADIVIAAEGANSKIRPYITSTKPFYTGICMLEGNVYDAKTNTPQIHALLNGGKIMAFGNERNILMGQKGNGDIGFYASFKADEDWVTSSRLDYNDRQEVLAWFKQAYPTWSDIWATLFEHAALPFIPRPIYCMPANNANYGLPNLTMLGDAAHVMPPFAGEGVNMAMLDALELSEALTSSDYESIQAAIASFEQKMYSRAALAAQESLDNGERMHSPQALAHMLALFTSH; this is translated from the coding sequence ATGTTACTAGCAAATAAAAAAATCGCTATCGTGGGCGGTGGCACTGGAGGCTTAACATTGGCTACACTTTTACAAGGTCGTGGTGCCGATGTGCAGGTATATGAGCGTGATCTAAATAAATTCGCACGTGTGCAGGGGTCACCGCTTGATTTGCATGAAGAATCGGGTCTAGCCGCCTTAGCGAAAGCCGGCCTCCTAATAGCCTTTAAAGAAAATTACTTACCCGGTGCTGATCGAAAATTGATCGTGGATGAACATGCAAAGATCTTTTTCAGCGATCACGAGAGCAAAGTCGAAGAAAACTTTGGAAACCCTTACTTCCGACCAGAAATTGATCGTGGCGCATTACGCAAGATCTTGCTGGATGCCCTTGCCCCAGATACCGTAGTATGGGATTGTAATTTTCAGCATATGGAGCAGGCTGGTCAAGGCTGGCTATTGCATTTCAAAGACCGAGAGTCTCTTTACGCGGATATAGTGATTGCTGCCGAAGGTGCCAACTCTAAAATTCGTCCGTATATCACCTCCACAAAACCGTTTTATACCGGTATCTGTATGTTGGAAGGCAATGTTTACGACGCAAAAACAAATACACCGCAAATACACGCCCTGCTTAATGGTGGTAAGATCATGGCTTTTGGCAACGAAAGAAATATCTTGATGGGACAAAAAGGAAACGGCGATATCGGTTTCTACGCCAGTTTCAAGGCTGATGAAGATTGGGTGACAAGCAGCAGACTGGATTACAACGACAGGCAAGAGGTATTGGCTTGGTTCAAGCAGGCGTACCCAACCTGGAGCGACATATGGGCAACACTCTTTGAGCATGCGGCGTTGCCGTTTATCCCGCGACCGATCTATTGTATGCCAGCAAATAATGCGAACTATGGATTACCCAACTTGACCATGCTAGGAGATGCAGCCCATGTGATGCCGCCTTTTGCCGGCGAAGGGGTCAATATGGCGATGCTGGATGCGCTGGAACTCAGCGAGGCCTTAACATCGTCTGACTATGAATCGATTCAAGCGGCCATTGCCTCATTCGAGCAGAAGATGTATAGCCGGGCAGCTCTTGCCGCGCAGGAATCCTTGGATAATGGCGAACGTATGCACAGTCCCCAAGCCTTAGCCCATATGCTGGCCTTATTTACCAGTCATTAA
- a CDS encoding SusC/RagA family TonB-linked outer membrane protein, with protein sequence MITKIHKQLMGYVWIVVLLTISTTGSYAQQTPIKIFGKITNQNGETLSGVTVRVRNSEVQVISDPEGNYNIESPVGSTLVFSFVGYDTQEALARAAGTMDIKLSGEGMLDEVVVVGYGTARKKDLTGGLTVVGKEQLEMVSSPNLMDRLVGQVAGLNITTSNAAPGQSQSLLIRGENSLSANNSPLIILDGIPYSGSLVDLDPNSIENLTVLKDASAVAIYGSRGSNGVILIQTKRGFEGKPQVAYKGLFGVAEPMQYIQVMGPEEYIRLQQDIGRLREGLSGELLDPIAGNIISQSERQNYADGITHNWQDYIFRRGLTMDQQLSFSGGTSATKYMAAASYLNQEGVVYNSKLSRINISSNVDQTFNDWLTTGIGTQFVQRGDGGVTPNIEHAIKQSPYGRYKDDLGNYVPEPMEYSLITNPMLNVNADQERINRNFFINGYANIKLPLEGLSFRSNLGYNYRSNFTGTYYGRDTFIGREQGSQVGGSASISNAHSTDYTWENVLRYEREIGDHRLDATGLFSLQKTKNVSSGQSGQGFVTDNTSYYMMGTAERNQAISSGLSETAMLSYMMRLNYSYKGKYLATLTGRKDGASVFGVNNKYAFFPVAALSWNVAEEGFIKDNVDWMNMLKLRVSYGANGNQAISPYQTLDRLYSSVKYIWGDAGLPINTVYLAGDGVGNPNLKWETTYTSNFGLDFQFFNNRLGGTVNVYRSRTKDLLMIRTVPIMNGFSRIWDNIGQTQNQGIEIELNAANVRKDNFQWHTNFNFSLNRDKIIELRGDQKDDITNQWFIGKPLRVFYDYNMVGIWQQDDAYFTTDANGTEREIQTGATPGSAKLEDIDGNGFINADDRKIIGSKMPSFTASIGNRIAFHDLYFSCLVNGVFGMWREDNLANMGSWTYGITNYVHNADYWTPENTAAEIVSPGYINTFGHGYYKKVNYVQIKNITLGYRMGQSVAQKVGLRAIDVNLSVNNAHTFSNTRQVLNYDNGWMASYPTARSYMLGLNLTF encoded by the coding sequence ATGATAACAAAAATTCACAAACAGCTGATGGGCTATGTCTGGATCGTTGTGTTGCTAACTATCTCCACGACCGGTAGTTACGCACAACAAACACCGATCAAAATCTTTGGAAAGATCACCAATCAAAACGGAGAAACGCTGTCGGGCGTAACAGTAAGGGTAAGGAACAGCGAGGTACAGGTCATCTCGGATCCGGAAGGGAACTACAATATAGAAAGCCCCGTGGGGTCGACCCTAGTGTTTTCCTTTGTAGGCTATGATACGCAGGAGGCTCTCGCCCGTGCTGCGGGCACGATGGATATTAAACTGTCTGGCGAGGGAATGCTCGATGAGGTCGTGGTGGTAGGCTATGGTACTGCCCGCAAAAAAGATCTCACTGGAGGACTTACCGTTGTAGGCAAGGAGCAGCTGGAGATGGTATCAAGTCCCAATTTAATGGACAGGTTGGTAGGTCAAGTTGCCGGCCTAAATATTACAACATCAAATGCTGCTCCTGGGCAAAGTCAGTCTTTGCTGATCCGCGGAGAAAATTCGCTTTCGGCCAACAATAGCCCTTTAATCATTCTCGACGGAATCCCCTACAGCGGCTCGCTGGTAGACCTCGATCCCAACAGTATTGAAAACCTGACGGTGCTTAAAGACGCCTCTGCCGTAGCGATCTACGGATCTAGGGGATCCAACGGCGTTATCCTTATTCAGACCAAACGCGGATTTGAAGGCAAACCACAGGTAGCTTACAAAGGATTGTTTGGCGTAGCAGAGCCCATGCAATACATCCAAGTAATGGGGCCTGAGGAATACATCCGCTTACAGCAGGATATCGGACGGCTACGCGAAGGACTCAGCGGCGAGCTGTTAGATCCCATCGCAGGTAACATTATAAGCCAAAGCGAACGTCAGAACTATGCAGATGGCATCACGCACAATTGGCAGGACTACATATTCCGCAGAGGGTTGACCATGGACCAGCAACTAAGTTTCTCTGGCGGAACGAGTGCCACCAAATATATGGCCGCAGCATCCTATCTCAATCAAGAAGGCGTGGTCTACAATTCCAAATTATCTAGAATAAATATCTCCTCAAATGTCGACCAAACGTTCAACGATTGGCTGACCACTGGGATAGGTACCCAGTTTGTACAGCGGGGTGATGGCGGTGTAACGCCGAATATAGAACATGCCATAAAGCAGAGCCCTTATGGACGTTACAAAGACGATCTGGGCAACTACGTTCCCGAACCGATGGAATACTCGCTGATCACCAACCCTATGTTAAATGTAAACGCGGATCAAGAACGCATAAACCGCAACTTTTTTATAAACGGTTATGCAAACATCAAACTTCCGCTGGAAGGACTATCGTTTCGTTCCAACCTAGGATACAACTATCGCAGCAATTTCACGGGAACCTACTATGGCCGCGACACGTTCATCGGGCGCGAACAGGGTAGCCAAGTGGGGGGCAGTGCGAGCATCAGCAATGCCCACAGCACTGACTACACCTGGGAAAATGTGTTGCGCTACGAGCGCGAAATTGGAGATCACCGCCTTGATGCCACAGGTCTATTCAGTCTGCAAAAGACAAAAAATGTCTCCTCAGGGCAGAGCGGACAGGGCTTTGTCACCGACAATACAAGTTATTACATGATGGGAACAGCCGAACGCAATCAGGCCATATCTTCTGGACTGTCTGAAACGGCCATGCTGTCTTACATGATGCGGCTGAACTACAGCTACAAAGGAAAGTATCTCGCTACTCTCACAGGTCGTAAAGATGGAGCATCGGTGTTCGGAGTGAACAACAAATATGCATTTTTCCCGGTTGCAGCTCTCTCGTGGAACGTTGCTGAGGAAGGTTTTATCAAGGACAATGTCGACTGGATGAACATGCTGAAGCTGCGTGTTTCCTACGGTGCAAACGGCAACCAAGCGATAAGCCCTTATCAAACCCTCGACCGTCTGTATTCCAGTGTCAAATATATCTGGGGCGATGCCGGACTACCGATAAACACAGTTTATCTGGCTGGAGACGGCGTTGGCAACCCCAATCTAAAATGGGAAACTACCTATACAAGTAACTTCGGTCTTGACTTCCAATTTTTCAACAACCGATTGGGCGGAACGGTAAATGTTTACCGATCAAGGACCAAGGACTTGCTAATGATCCGCACGGTGCCCATCATGAATGGCTTCAGCAGGATTTGGGATAATATAGGTCAAACGCAGAATCAGGGTATCGAGATCGAGCTGAATGCAGCAAACGTGCGAAAAGACAACTTTCAGTGGCACACTAATTTCAATTTCTCGCTGAACCGTGATAAGATCATCGAATTGCGGGGTGACCAAAAAGACGACATCACCAACCAATGGTTTATCGGAAAGCCCCTGCGTGTATTCTATGACTACAACATGGTGGGGATATGGCAGCAGGATGACGCCTACTTCACCACCGATGCCAACGGAACTGAACGCGAGATACAAACCGGAGCTACACCGGGATCGGCCAAACTGGAAGATATTGATGGCAACGGATTCATCAACGCCGATGACCGAAAGATCATAGGTTCGAAGATGCCCAGCTTCACGGCTTCTATCGGTAACCGGATTGCCTTTCATGACTTATATTTCTCGTGCCTGGTCAATGGTGTCTTTGGTATGTGGCGCGAGGACAACTTGGCAAATATGGGCTCTTGGACTTACGGTATCACCAACTACGTGCACAATGCAGATTACTGGACACCGGAAAACACCGCTGCGGAAATTGTATCACCTGGGTATATCAACACCTTTGGACACGGATATTACAAAAAAGTAAACTACGTCCAGATCAAGAATATAACGCTGGGATATAGAATGGGACAAAGTGTAGCACAAAAGGTAGGACTGCGAGCCATCGATGTCAACCTTAGCGTTAACAATGCACACACATTTTCAAACACCCGACAAGTACTCAACTATGACAATGGGTGGATGGCCTCCTACCCAACCGCTCGCTCTTATATGCTGGGATTAAACTTGACTTTCTAA
- a CDS encoding RagB/SusD family nutrient uptake outer membrane protein, producing MKRKYSIIYTLLLALALGACGCKDFLEEDLKSQLAPTNTFTSTYGFEVGSAGLYALTRSEYNTFGEGGAFLHNNATPYEALQAATDIVDVINSDASLTAFANLTLTAQERFVLSYWNWSYSVISSANEILMYADINTNWDNAADKERFQAEARFFRAYAYRTLLYLYGDVPYVETIQYDFQLDFTRTPRAEVLQRVVDDLTFAAQHLPGDPDQLQDGKLTKWAAYHLLSEMYLAQKEYASAEQAALQVINSGYFQLMNARFGKGADKPGDVFSDLFIENNQNRKGGNKESIWVLQFEFNTIGGGTNSDDWTRRAWSPKYQDISGFVLADTLGGRGLAQIIPMKWWIGTSRTNASGNAPGIFEATDIRNSNYNIKRDWYYNNSNNAALYGKKAVITEQTWFSTKSLFPALTKFFYGRAENLGLTGSYKDRMKFRLSETYLLLAEAYIGQNNPSKAAEAINIVRARAGASPATAGQVTLDYLLDERIRELVGEESRRFTLVRTGKFLERVKAYNGLVGNKVQEYHALWPIPQAIIDANRDAVFTQNPGY from the coding sequence ATGAAACGCAAATATAGTATCATTTACACTCTTCTACTGGCGCTAGCTCTAGGAGCTTGTGGCTGCAAAGATTTCTTAGAAGAAGACCTCAAATCACAGCTTGCTCCCACCAACACCTTCACCAGCACCTACGGATTTGAGGTGGGCTCAGCAGGGCTTTACGCGCTCACCCGTTCTGAATACAATACCTTTGGTGAAGGCGGTGCGTTCCTGCACAACAACGCAACACCGTACGAGGCGCTTCAAGCAGCAACTGACATTGTCGATGTGATCAACAGCGATGCCTCCCTGACCGCATTCGCTAACCTTACCTTGACTGCCCAAGAGCGTTTTGTTCTTTCTTATTGGAACTGGTCGTACAGCGTCATCTCTTCGGCCAATGAGATCTTAATGTATGCCGACATCAATACCAATTGGGATAATGCTGCAGACAAGGAACGCTTTCAGGCCGAAGCTCGGTTCTTCCGAGCCTATGCCTATCGCACCCTGCTTTACCTGTATGGTGATGTACCTTATGTGGAGACCATACAATATGATTTCCAGTTGGACTTCACCCGAACGCCGCGAGCCGAGGTCTTGCAGCGCGTAGTGGACGATCTGACCTTCGCTGCCCAGCACCTACCTGGGGATCCCGACCAACTGCAAGATGGCAAGCTAACAAAATGGGCAGCGTACCATCTGTTAAGTGAGATGTATTTGGCCCAGAAGGAGTATGCCTCGGCAGAACAGGCAGCCCTACAGGTTATCAATAGTGGGTATTTCCAGTTGATGAATGCCCGTTTTGGGAAAGGCGCTGACAAGCCAGGTGACGTGTTCAGCGATCTTTTTATCGAAAACAATCAAAATCGCAAAGGAGGAAATAAAGAAAGTATTTGGGTTTTGCAGTTTGAATTTAACACCATTGGTGGTGGCACTAATTCCGACGACTGGACACGCCGCGCATGGAGTCCCAAGTACCAAGATATTTCGGGTTTTGTATTGGCCGACACACTTGGCGGAAGGGGACTGGCACAGATTATCCCGATGAAATGGTGGATCGGTACCAGCCGCACCAATGCCAGCGGTAATGCACCGGGCATCTTCGAAGCAACGGACATCCGCAATTCCAATTATAATATTAAGCGTGATTGGTATTACAACAATAGTAACAACGCTGCGCTCTATGGAAAAAAAGCCGTCATCACCGAGCAGACTTGGTTTTCGACAAAATCTCTCTTTCCTGCACTCACCAAGTTTTTCTACGGGCGAGCGGAAAACCTAGGCTTGACTGGCAGCTACAAGGACCGTATGAAATTCCGTTTGTCAGAGACCTACCTCCTACTCGCCGAAGCGTACATCGGGCAGAACAACCCATCAAAAGCGGCAGAGGCGATCAATATAGTGCGAGCAAGAGCAGGTGCGAGCCCAGCAACAGCAGGCCAAGTTACCTTAGACTACCTCTTGGACGAGCGCATCCGAGAACTTGTGGGAGAAGAAAGCCGCCGGTTCACGCTAGTGCGCACCGGCAAATTTCTTGAACGTGTTAAAGCATATAATGGCCTCGTGGGCAACAAAGTACAGGAGTACCATGCACTATGGCCCATACCTCAGGCGATTATCGATGCAAACAGAGACGCTGTTTTTACACAGAATCCCGGTTACTAA
- a CDS encoding SusE domain-containing protein has protein sequence MIGENTLKHLAPLILCTLWLQGCTYEIEDIDKVEERMELESNNKEITLRADQLTADILTFNWLAARTVEGENMVSYRTKLDVEGNNFGSATAIMSHEDEGVLTKSFTSEQLQNWANEKWGLPVNKPFNLQFRVIAQYEGSSAFHAPEVRTITVRVQPIRTVAFDADDVFISGSAIGNSLPHIAMSKTLENENQYALLLDLQAGDMQLPVSFKGETNYICPSNSDGTLQDGQAVSVNMREQPIAWKIPKAGQYRVVVNMQQATLAIYSPDQALTPKQVTWNGDAGASISTKVVDLWMHGAINGWGSPIKMECSVSLADPQVLLYTGGRTGKTKFIVYGENDNNKNLAYAFSCPLSSSGTKQELSLTLGKTADLSGDISSAQRDSYYTIPTGTNFLVLDLRNMTIRAEKK, from the coding sequence ATGATTGGGGAAAACACTTTAAAACATCTAGCGCCGCTGATCTTGTGCACATTGTGGCTACAGGGATGCACCTACGAAATCGAAGACATCGACAAGGTAGAGGAGCGCATGGAGCTAGAGAGCAACAACAAGGAGATCACACTCCGTGCAGACCAGTTGACGGCGGACATCTTAACCTTCAATTGGCTTGCCGCACGCACTGTCGAGGGAGAAAATATGGTATCATACCGCACAAAACTGGATGTAGAGGGCAACAATTTTGGTTCGGCTACTGCCATTATGAGCCACGAAGACGAGGGAGTTCTGACAAAAAGCTTCACCTCAGAGCAGTTACAAAACTGGGCTAACGAAAAATGGGGGCTACCTGTCAACAAACCATTCAACCTACAATTTAGGGTGATTGCTCAATATGAGGGCAGTTCGGCATTTCACGCGCCCGAGGTACGAACAATAACCGTCCGAGTGCAGCCCATCCGCACGGTTGCCTTTGATGCCGATGACGTCTTTATTAGTGGATCGGCCATCGGAAACAGCTTACCGCACATAGCTATGAGCAAAACGCTGGAAAATGAAAATCAATATGCACTACTGCTGGACTTACAAGCAGGCGACATGCAACTTCCAGTATCCTTTAAGGGAGAAACCAATTACATATGCCCAAGCAACAGCGATGGAACATTGCAAGATGGCCAGGCGGTATCCGTAAACATGCGCGAACAACCCATTGCTTGGAAAATTCCCAAGGCCGGTCAATACCGGGTAGTGGTCAATATGCAACAAGCTACCCTCGCGATCTACTCGCCGGACCAGGCGCTGACGCCCAAACAGGTCACCTGGAACGGCGATGCTGGAGCTAGCATTTCAACCAAAGTGGTCGATCTCTGGATGCATGGGGCCATCAATGGTTGGGGCTCTCCCATCAAAATGGAATGTAGCGTAAGCCTTGCCGATCCGCAAGTGCTGCTGTACACAGGAGGTAGAACGGGCAAAACAAAGTTTATCGTATACGGCGAAAACGATAACAACAAAAACCTCGCCTATGCCTTTAGCTGCCCACTTAGTTCTAGTGGGACAAAGCAGGAACTTTCCCTGACGCTGGGCAAAACGGCCGACCTTTCAGGCGACATATCCAGTGCGCAGCGCGACTCCTATTATACCATCCCCACGGGAACAAACTTTTTGGTACTAGACCTGCGAAACATGACGATACGCGCTGAAAAGAAATAG
- a CDS encoding DUF4832 domain-containing protein, translating to MKKTNCEMVLKMAFVLIAFLTSFSCSSSSLEEKALASQEGKTLVSPKYNRNTPLRNPLSGWVMYAGRTAMPSFWDQEYYVPDLGKKVKAIDYAAAGYIRTSWSSLNPSDGVYAWRDPSSQIGQLIQGALDRGLPIALRIVIDGRDQGLNTPQFVFDAGAQYYLENSNFPTRRTPYPQDPVFRQYYTKFIEALAEDFNDPDKTSFIDAYGFGKWGEAHNVIYEDPNTSTGANTEVLKEEVLDWVTDLYTRTFTQVPLVINYHRLIGHPASWGNANPNSDRLLVKAINKGYSLRQDAFGMTEYYQGWEKQFAKTWNYKRPILMEGGWITSGTHRYWIDPSGNYREGHPEDVRQGEFDAAKEAHVNMMDFRAGDTDSWFEKTFNLVQSFISEGGYRLYPDQIYLPATLEKGQQTTISHRWRNMGWGYFPNNIPQWNYKYKVAFALLNEQGQPQQVFIDEEAEPSNWLKDQASVHELNATVDLPAGTYSWAVAIIDSSKENQPGIELAVNGEVTDSGWLKLLELTIN from the coding sequence ATGAAAAAGACAAACTGTGAGATGGTCCTAAAGATGGCATTCGTGCTAATAGCCTTCCTAACTTCATTCTCCTGTTCCTCGAGCAGCCTCGAGGAGAAGGCCTTGGCAAGCCAAGAAGGAAAGACGTTGGTATCCCCAAAATATAACCGAAATACTCCGCTGCGCAATCCGCTTTCAGGATGGGTAATGTATGCCGGCCGCACTGCGATGCCCTCTTTTTGGGACCAAGAATATTACGTGCCCGACTTGGGAAAGAAAGTAAAGGCCATAGATTATGCTGCTGCGGGGTATATACGCACAAGCTGGTCATCGCTGAACCCCTCTGACGGAGTCTACGCCTGGCGTGACCCTAGTTCACAGATCGGTCAATTGATCCAGGGTGCCTTAGATAGAGGTCTGCCCATTGCATTGCGCATTGTCATTGACGGACGGGATCAAGGCCTGAACACGCCTCAATTTGTATTTGATGCCGGCGCTCAGTACTACTTAGAAAACAGCAACTTCCCAACACGCAGAACGCCCTACCCTCAGGATCCGGTTTTTAGACAATACTATACCAAATTTATCGAAGCATTGGCCGAGGACTTCAATGATCCCGACAAGACATCCTTTATCGATGCCTACGGCTTTGGTAAATGGGGCGAGGCACACAACGTCATCTATGAAGACCCTAACACATCGACGGGCGCCAATACAGAGGTTTTGAAAGAAGAGGTTCTAGATTGGGTAACTGATCTTTATACACGTACATTCACACAGGTACCCCTGGTTATCAACTACCATCGTTTGATAGGCCATCCTGCAAGCTGGGGAAATGCCAATCCGAACAGCGACCGTCTACTGGTAAAAGCCATAAATAAGGGATACAGCCTCCGACAAGATGCATTTGGCATGACCGAATATTACCAAGGCTGGGAAAAGCAATTTGCCAAGACATGGAACTACAAACGTCCCATCCTAATGGAAGGGGGATGGATAACTTCGGGTACGCACCGATACTGGATCGACCCCAGTGGCAATTATAGAGAGGGGCACCCCGAAGATGTTCGACAAGGGGAATTTGATGCCGCCAAAGAGGCTCATGTCAACATGATGGACTTCCGCGCAGGCGACACGGACTCTTGGTTCGAGAAAACATTCAACCTAGTACAGAGCTTTATCTCCGAAGGGGGTTATCGCCTCTACCCCGACCAAATATATCTGCCCGCTACTTTGGAAAAAGGTCAGCAGACCACCATATCACATCGCTGGCGCAATATGGGCTGGGGCTATTTTCCGAACAACATTCCCCAATGGAACTATAAATATAAAGTCGCCTTTGCGCTGCTCAATGAGCAAGGCCAGCCGCAGCAAGTATTCATTGATGAGGAAGCTGAACCTTCGAATTGGCTAAAAGACCAGGCCTCCGTACATGAGTTGAATGCTACGGTCGATCTTCCGGCAGGCACATACTCTTGGGCAGTAGCGATCATCGACAGCAGCAAAGAAAATCAGCCCGGCATTGAGCTCGCTGTCAATGGGGAAGTCACCGACAGCGGATGGCTCAAGTTGCTGGAGCTGACAATAAACTGA